One Glycine max cultivar Williams 82 chromosome 3, Glycine_max_v4.0, whole genome shotgun sequence DNA window includes the following coding sequences:
- the LOC100798833 gene encoding pre-mRNA-splicing factor 18, whose translation MDLLKQELLKKRQSLAQDTGGKKFFKRSEIQQKEIQKLREQEKRELEAKSQKRLATSSDNAATAPSSSSTASASASSTIASSSAASLTNEQNIDNLVLPKPEVIRRLRFLKQPVTLFGEDDDARLDRLKYVLKAGVFEVDSDMTEGQTNDFLRDIAELRKRQKTGILGERKRQKADDGAAEDREGGAGDDDLSDCGGSDGADADKDLKRMKANFEELCDEDKILVFFKKLLNEWKQELREMPEAEKRTAKGKSMVATFKQCARYLNPLFKFCRKKVLPDDIRQALLLMVECCMRRDYLAAMDHYIKLAIGNAPWPIGVTMVGIHERSAREKIYTNSVAHIMNDETTRKYLQSVKRLMTFCQRRYPTLPSKAVEFNSLANGSDLHSLLAEERFSGGNQAASEERLRIMPAPRDS comes from the exons ATGGACCTACTGAAGCAAGAGCTTCTCAAGAAGCGCCAATCCCTGGCGCAAGACACCGGCGGCAAGAAATTCTTCAAGCGCTCCGAGATCCAGCAGAAGGAAATCCAGAAACTCCGGGAGCAAGAGAAGCGCGAATTGGAAGCCAAGTCACAGAAGCGCCTCGCAACGTCCTCCGACAACGCTGCCACCGCTCCGTCCTCCTCATCCACCGCCTCCGCCTCGGCCTCTTCCACAATCGCATCCTCCTCCGCCGCCTCCCTCACCAACGAGCAAAACATCGACAACCTCGTCCTCCCAAAGCCCGAAGTCATCCGCCGCCTCCGCTTCCTCAAGCAGCCGGTCACGCTCTTCGGCGAAGACGACGACGCCAGGCTGGACCGCCTGAAGTATGTCCTCAAGGCCGGCGTCTTCGAGGTTGACAGCGACATGACGGAGGGGCAGACCAACGATTTCCTGCGCGACATCGCGGAGCTCAGGAAGCGCCAGAAGACCGGGATTCTCGGCGAGAGGAAGCGCCAGAAGGCCGACGACGGCGCCGCTGAGGACCGCGAGGGCGGCGCCGGAGATGATGACTTGAGTGACTGCGGCGGCTCCGATGGTGCCGATGCGGACAAGGACTTGAAGCGGATGAAGGCGAATTTCGAGGAGCTTTGCGATGAGGATAAGATTCTGGTGTTCTTTAAGAAGCTGTTGAATGAGTGGAAGCAGGAGTTGCGCGAGATGCCTGAGGCGGAGAAGCGCACGGCCAAGGGGAAGTCCATGGTTGCCACTTTCAAGCAGTGTGCGCGTTACTTGAACCCGCTGTTTAAGTTTTGCAGGAAGAag GTTCTTCCGGATGACATTCGACAGGCGTTATTGTTGATGGTTGAATGCTGTATGAGGCGAGATTATCTGGCTGCAATGGACCATTATATCAAGCTGGCTATCGGGAATGCACCCTGGCCTATTGGTGTCACTATGGTTGGTATTCACGAAAGATCTGCCCGTGAAAAGATCTACACCAACAGTGTTGCTCACATCATGAATGATGAGACCACTCGCAAATACTTGCAATCTGTGAAGAGATTAATGACATTTTGCCAACGCCGTTATCCGACATTGCCTTCTAAAGCCGTTGAGTTCAATAGTTTGGCAAATGGCAGTGATTTGCATTCACTTCTAGCAGAAGAGAGATTTAGTGGGGGCAATCAGGCGGCATCTGAAGAGAGGCTTAGGATAATGCCTGCTCCAAGAGACAGCTAG
- the LOC100306182 gene encoding F-box/LRR-repeat protein: MDSHSPVIPSTTSLSMAAKRPCPSQNPRAENNLGEVERRLEAFLSLSHVASLSLDLSFERLLQSLPSDSDSDLIDRALKMASLLLDAAKHSSRKRASNHNSLSWPLPPDLTIKVFSMLDTQSLCYASATCLLFSKCAKDPMCYANLDLTTLVPKVNNAVVATMIQRAGKGLRSLKLGVVPSAATSLGSCPPFVCTIRNAIVEVPNFSWNDKRSRQGRESSILTRCCLSPLSGDGGAPGALLRKLHLYNIERMDNASLGAALSACPSLLDLEIVGLHVELRQTLMSVSANCHLIERLFFESSKTGRDDSLKAQTCFELVNNCPHLTSLSLRGFKLHDCKVRVLVKGFRKLKYVDFSTSYSITGNFLRNLGSCNGGNLLEVLILRDCMHLKEMEVARLLTAILAGDFKLLVHLDISNREGLASEADWYHRCYNSSIMPTKQVLEARPDMCLVAEYPSAEGSYIETFDADMNSEISLPSQLSSHTSDGSIFMSTSESSYNSDQGSGNEDGQDANYVIYEESSDEIDFLSL, from the exons ATGGATTCCCATTCCCCTGTCATCCCCTCAACGACGTCCTTGTCAATGGCGGCGAAGCGTCCGTGTCCGTCGCAAAACCCTAGAGCGGAGAACAACCTGGGCGAGGTGGAGCGCCGACTTGAGGCGTTCCTCTCACTCTCCCACGTGGCTTCTCTCTCCCTCGATCTCTCCTTCGAGAGGCTCCTCCAATCGCTCCCCTCCGACTCCGACTCCGATCTCATCGATCGCGCCCTCAAAATGGCCTCTCTCCTCCTAGACGCCGCCAAACACTCATCCCGCAAACGCGCTTCCAACCACAATTCCCTCTCCTGGCCCCTCCCCCCCGACCTCACCATCAAG GTGTTCTCGATGCTTGATACCCAGAGCCTGTGCTATGCTTCGGCTACTTGTTTACTGTTTAGCAAATGTGCTAAGGATCCTATGTGCTATGCAAATCTTGATTTGACGACACTGGTTCCGAAGGTTAACAATGCAGTAGTTGCCACGATGATTCAGCGAGCTGGAAAGGGACTAAG GTCTCTTAAGCTTGGTGTTGTCCCTAGCGCTGCTACTTCACTTGGATCTTGTCCACCATTCGTTTGTACCATCAGAAATGCTATTGTAGAAGTACCTAATTTTTCATGGAATGACAAGAGATCTCGACAAGGGAGAGAGTCATCCATTCTCACAAGATGCTGTTTAAGCCCTTTAAGTGGGGATGGCGGTGCCCCAGG ggCTCTTTTGAGAAAGTTGCACTTGTACAATATCGAGAGAATGGATAATGCATCCCTTGGTGCAGCATTGTCAGCATGCCCTTCTCTCCTTGATTTGGAAATTGTTGGGCT CCATGTTGAGCTGAGGCAAACATTAATGTCAGTAAGTGCAAACTGCCACTTGATAGAGCGTTTGTTTTTTGAGTCTTCTAAAACAG GTAGAGATGACAGCTTGAAAGCGCAAACCTGTTTTGAGCTAGTAAACAATTGTCCTCATCTAACTTCTTTATCCCTTAGAGGGTTTAAGCTACACGATTGCAAAGTTCGTGTACTGGTTAAG GGATTTAGGAAACTGAAATATGTTGACTTTTCAACATCCTATTCAATCACTGGTAACTTCTTAAG AAACCTTGGAAGCTGCAATGGTGGGAATTTACTTGAGGTCTTAATTTTAAGGGATTGCATGCATCTCAAAGAG ATGGAAGTTGCTAGGCTGTTGACTGCAATTCTTGCAGGAGATTTCAAATTGCTTGTACATCTT GACATATCCAATAGGGAAGGCTTAGCATCTGAGGCTGACTGGTATCACAGGTGCTATAACTCTAG TATTATGCCTACGAAACAGGTTTTGGAAGCAAGGCCTGATATGTGTCTGGTGGCTGAATATCCGTCAGCCGAAGGAAG TTACATTGAGACATTTGATGCTGATATGAATAGTGAGATAAGTCTTCCATCACAATTGAGCAGCCACACGTCAGATGGATCAATTTTTATGAGTACATCTGAAAGCAGCTACAATAGTGATCAGGGAAGTGGCAATGAGGATGGTCAAGATGCCAACTATGTGATATATGAGGAAAGCTCAGATGAGATTGACTTTTTGTCCCTCTAG
- the LOC100306182 gene encoding F-box/LRR-repeat protein isoform X1 produces MLDTQSLCYASATCLLFSKCAKDPMCYANLDLTTLVPKVNNAVVATMIQRAGKGLRSLKLGVVPSAATSLGSCPPFVCTIRNAIVEVPNFSWNDKRSRQGRESSILTRCCLSPLSGDGGAPGALLRKLHLYNIERMDNASLGAALSACPSLLDLEIVGLHVELRQTLMSVSANCHLIERLFFESSKTGRDDSLKAQTCFELVNNCPHLTSLSLRGFKLHDCKVRVLVKGFRKLKYVDFSTSYSITGNFLRNLGSCNGGNLLEVLILRDCMHLKEMEVARLLTAILAGDFKLLVHLDISNREGLASEADWYHRCYNSSIMPTKQVLEARPDMCLVAEYPSAEGSYIETFDADMNSEISLPSQLSSHTSDGSIFMSTSESSYNSDQGSGNEDGQDANYVIYEESSDEIDFLSL; encoded by the exons ATGCTTGATACCCAGAGCCTGTGCTATGCTTCGGCTACTTGTTTACTGTTTAGCAAATGTGCTAAGGATCCTATGTGCTATGCAAATCTTGATTTGACGACACTGGTTCCGAAGGTTAACAATGCAGTAGTTGCCACGATGATTCAGCGAGCTGGAAAGGGACTAAG GTCTCTTAAGCTTGGTGTTGTCCCTAGCGCTGCTACTTCACTTGGATCTTGTCCACCATTCGTTTGTACCATCAGAAATGCTATTGTAGAAGTACCTAATTTTTCATGGAATGACAAGAGATCTCGACAAGGGAGAGAGTCATCCATTCTCACAAGATGCTGTTTAAGCCCTTTAAGTGGGGATGGCGGTGCCCCAGG ggCTCTTTTGAGAAAGTTGCACTTGTACAATATCGAGAGAATGGATAATGCATCCCTTGGTGCAGCATTGTCAGCATGCCCTTCTCTCCTTGATTTGGAAATTGTTGGGCT CCATGTTGAGCTGAGGCAAACATTAATGTCAGTAAGTGCAAACTGCCACTTGATAGAGCGTTTGTTTTTTGAGTCTTCTAAAACAG GTAGAGATGACAGCTTGAAAGCGCAAACCTGTTTTGAGCTAGTAAACAATTGTCCTCATCTAACTTCTTTATCCCTTAGAGGGTTTAAGCTACACGATTGCAAAGTTCGTGTACTGGTTAAG GGATTTAGGAAACTGAAATATGTTGACTTTTCAACATCCTATTCAATCACTGGTAACTTCTTAAG AAACCTTGGAAGCTGCAATGGTGGGAATTTACTTGAGGTCTTAATTTTAAGGGATTGCATGCATCTCAAAGAG ATGGAAGTTGCTAGGCTGTTGACTGCAATTCTTGCAGGAGATTTCAAATTGCTTGTACATCTT GACATATCCAATAGGGAAGGCTTAGCATCTGAGGCTGACTGGTATCACAGGTGCTATAACTCTAG TATTATGCCTACGAAACAGGTTTTGGAAGCAAGGCCTGATATGTGTCTGGTGGCTGAATATCCGTCAGCCGAAGGAAG TTACATTGAGACATTTGATGCTGATATGAATAGTGAGATAAGTCTTCCATCACAATTGAGCAGCCACACGTCAGATGGATCAATTTTTATGAGTACATCTGAAAGCAGCTACAATAGTGATCAGGGAAGTGGCAATGAGGATGGTCAAGATGCCAACTATGTGATATATGAGGAAAGCTCAGATGAGATTGACTTTTTGTCCCTCTAG
- the LOC100306689 gene encoding uncharacterized protein LOC100306689 — protein MRAVLVSVLPLPPSHRLSTQNHNPNSHLRFPSSSSVTSSTSSNRTIVFGVNPSDSKKDPSFFDENGAVNDMEGYLNHLSLEYDSVWDTKPSWCQPWTIALTGVSIIAISWLILHSVIITSLISSLICAWWYIFLYSYPKAYSDMIAERRERVTNGVEDTFGQKKNQ, from the exons ATGAGGGCAGTACTGGTGTCGGTGTTGCCGCTTCCACCTTCCCATCGACTTTCCACTCAAAACCACAATCCCAATTCGCACCTccgttttccttcttcttcttctgtcaCTTCCTCCACATCCTCCAACAGAACCATAGTGTTTGGCGTCAATCCCAGCGACTCCAAAAAAGACCCTTCCTTCTTCGACGAAAATGGCGCCGTCAACGACATGGAAGGTTACCTCAACCACCTCTCCCTCGAATACGACTCTGTCTGGGACACTAAACCCTCTTG GTGTCAACCCTGGACAATAGCTCTGACGGGGGTATCAATTATTGCCATTAGCTGGTTGATTTTGCATTCGGTGATAATCACTTCACTTATATCATCACTAATATGTGCATGGTGGTACATCTTCCTCTATTCTTATCCCAAG GCATATTCAGATATGATTGCTGAACGCAGAGAAAGAGTTACAAATGGTGTTGAAGACACATTtggtcaaaagaagaatcagtAA